Proteins encoded within one genomic window of Thunnus albacares chromosome 13, fThuAlb1.1, whole genome shotgun sequence:
- the fam89b gene encoding protein FAM89A → MNGSLCGAADCQVGGVFSVEGLPPLPKGLSGILNSSGGSWRDIEKVHSKRARIQADISRGGGDAPRCGQGKPGGLDAALALLRKEMVGLRQLDMSLLCQLWSLHESIQEYKGSSFLSEGSFSADNGYSEEEEEEEDEVEEEDEEEKGIPSQQPSSSSLRLPAPNSNSRDQWIKDSFQIP, encoded by the exons ATGAACGGGAGTCTGTGCGGCGCGGCTGACTGTCAGGTGGGCGGTGTCTTCTCGGTAGAGGGGCTGCCACCGCTGCCCAAGGGCCTGAGCGGCATCCTGAACTCCAGCGGCGGGTCGTGGCGGGACATCGAGAAGGTCCACAGCAAGAGAGCGCGCATCCAGGCCGACATCAGCCGGGGCGGCGGGGACGCGCCGCGCTGCGGTCAGGGCAAACCGGGCGGACTGGACGCGGCTCTGGCTCTGCTACGGAAAGAGATG GTGGGTCTGCGTCAGCTCGACATGTCTCTGCTGTGCCAGCTGTGGTCTCTCCATGAGTCCATCCAGGAGTACAAGGGCTCCTCGTTTCTGTCTGAGGGTTCGTTCAGTGCTGATAATGGATActctgaggaagaggaggaggaggaggatgaagtagaggaggaggacgaggaggagaaaGGGATTCCCTCACAGCAGCCCTCTTCCTCGTCTTTGCGTCTGCCAGCACCCAACAGCAACTCCAGAGACCAGTGGATCAAAGACTCCTTTCAGATTCCTTga